A window of Daucus carota subsp. sativus chromosome 2, DH1 v3.0, whole genome shotgun sequence genomic DNA:
GAGAATAATAATGtcttgaaattaatatttttcttctaTTTACATACATTGTTtacaatttataaatatcttaacctttaataacttttaaataatctatattttatataatttaaccgTTCAATTTTAACCAACATGAAGatactttaaataattatattcttgCTATTTATCATTTCAGGTAAGaattaaaaacatttttttcaacATGCATATCGCTCGTCATCGAGCAAAATTGCCTAATATTGTTGTCCAATAGTGTATTTCCAGAATAACGTAGTTCTGGTTAGGAAATTATGAAgcaaaagaatatgaatattagTCGCGGGATTTGCGGAAATTGGGAAAGTTACATGCGTCttctattagttttttttttgccaattaGTTAAATGAATACTATGGATCTAATAATCTCCGTTGCTCGTGCCTAATTGTTTTCCTGTCTGTTGTCaatcacttaaaaatattaaatgttaatcaaaaataaaatttatggaAGGATAAAAACAAGGAAGACTAAACTTGAACCAGATACAAACTCTCTTTTCCCCTCGGCTCGGTGCAAATAAGCGTAATACTACAATTAGGAGGCCTAAAATTTATTCATGAGATTATTTGTTGACTGAACTATCAAATCGGAACCTTATAGTATAGATTTTATTTCGTAAAAACCTGTTTTAGAAAATGGTGATAACAAACAccttttcttaatatattttctagttataaattaaatctcCGCTCAATCACTGGATTCGAATAATATCCATAGACTTGTTCCTAATTGTCTTTCGCTCTTTAGGTGTTAACTAATTGAATGTTAATCATGAATACTCTCTTTTCCCCCATCTCCTGTCCAAATAATATCACATATACGGCCCATAAGTTTAATGTAAACATGCCTATATGATAATGTGGGGAATATACTGTGAATTAACTATGTTATCAACAACTACGATTTTCATATCATCTGCATTTGCAAATTGCAAAGACAGAATAAGCAGACACAGATACAAAACCACATGTTCCCAGCTGCCCCATAACATGAAAGAAGCAATTCATGTGCTCATGTAACCTACCACTCAAGTAGAATAAACAATTCTGAATCATTCAAACTCCAATCAGCATTACcaactctaaattttaaatgGATCATCATGGCCTGGGTGTATATTTTTGCAGCATATTCCCAATCATAAGAACATGTCTTTCGCCATCTTAGCAGTTCATTGCATCTAAATTTAATCATGAATCTATTATCCGAACAATTTACTTGCACTGAACAATCTAACATGAAAgtacaataaaaaaaaacatgactCTGCGTTGCAACATGCATGAGAGAAGGGTCACTACAGAAGATTAACAGAGAAACAGCGCAAAGGACAGAGCCGCAGAGCTTGAACATTACAGAAAAAACTTGGACTCAACTTGTTTTATTTAGGACTGTCAACTTCTCTGCAGTAACATAATACTTAGACGTTTGGTGGTGGCCAAATCTTTCCGAAAAACTCCTCAACTCGTTTCGCTTGATTAGCATAGCCATCTAAACCAGCAGCCAAAAGCTCAACAGCAGCGGGTCCCATAGCTGATGCAAAACTGTATTGGTCCCACTGTACAAGCTGAAATGAAGGGAAACAAATATAAGTCACGCTTTTTATTTGGAATTTATATAGCCAGAAGAATTTAAAAACTTATTTGGCTTGACACGACACCACAAGTCTGTTAATATCACCAAGTCGGCAAGTCCAAGTGTATATACAGTAATACACTCAAATTGCCTGACTGCATAAAATAAACTTACTTATATGCTGTCGGAAATCCCCTCTTGTGAATGGAAAGGTCCATGGAGGTAAAACTGACAACATTTATATTTGGTAATCATAGTAGCGGACTATGCTAAACCGTTCCAGCAAACACATACTAAACTGATCTCGATCGAGGTACATACATATCTAGTTTTAACTGTTATGTATATGTTCTTTCTATAATTGGCAATGATGTAGGAAGGTTGGCCAAACATATAGAGGATAAAATGGTTCGCAGGAATGGTACGACAAGAATTACACAGAATTGAAAGTGTCCGAATGAccattattatatgtttttaaaaaggGAAACATCCTATGGGCTTTTTAGGCCATTCCGAGTTTAGGGCCTTAAATCAGGCTTTCAACTATTTtagcaaaatataattttaattcggTTTTGGTTTAGTTTTGTTTCATGGTTTTATACGCATATATCAACATCTTTAAGTTTTGTTAGACAATAAACTCCGGAGTTATTGCTTGGAGTTCGTGCTTCAGGACTTTCAAGGATAAAGCTTGTTTTTCCTAGATTCCTACTGCGTCAGGTAGCCTGACCTACATACAAATGCATCCTGATTCCTGACTCTGCGATGTCTTTTACGACGTCACAAGGGAAACGCTAGCTGCAACTACACTAATTTCAAACTCAAACTTTATTTTAAGGATCAAATCGGAGAAAGATATGTAACAATTCTCTTTAATTAGCTCTAGTTTTCAATATCTGGGACAAAAGAAAGAGGTCGTTTCAGTAGAAACAAGCCAACAAGACCTGCCCCTTTTTGGGAAGCATATTTTCTGGAGGACCAACCAATGTTATTTTATGGTAGGTAAAACATAAATAATCTATAATAAGAATTAGTTATGCTCAAACCTCTTCTTCACTGAAATTGTAAGCATTAGCTGACTCTGGGGATAGTCTTTTCACAAAAGAATATTTGTCGTCAGGAGTCACAGATTCCTTCAGCGCTTGCAATATCTTCAACGGAGTAATGATATAGTCAACCCtgaaattgaagaaaaaaattGCATCAGATCATTTCTTGAGTACATaatcttaaaattttgtaaatgtCAATTGGAAGGAAAATATAGCTACCCTAAAACATGAAGCACGTCCTGTTTGTTCCGAATAGCTGCAGCCATTAGCTTAGAATTATGGCCATATTTGTGAATGTAACTGTAAGATTTCGTCACCTACATAATCATAAATACAGTAAGCTCATAACTTGTGCAAATTCTTAAAGACTCTTGATTCATGCAGCACAGCACAAAATTAATCAGAACTTCACATTTGTCTGTAAAAggcaaataaataaaagaaaaggaaggAGGAAGGAGAAGACGGAGATTATATTGAATCTATTTCCTATATCCCATTCCAGGGGCGTTAGTACTCATCTCCAGATTCTGACATATCATTATGCAAAAATCTCTTCCAAACAGCCTACAATTTGCATTCCCACGAGATCTCAATTCAAAACAAAGCCTATATATACTCATATCAGATAAGCACTTTATAATCATTATGATTTTAGCATATATGTAAACTCTAGAGGTGAAATACTAAAGAGATCATACCTTATGTAaatacaattaattaattaattaatcaattcatttatatattcatatagtTAGTTATATATGGATAATCGTgtacaaataattatatgattaaCGAGGAAGCAACAGCTAAGATAAAAATttagctatatatatatttgactgAATATCAGCTGGTGATACATCGCCGACTTCAGCATGCAGAACTTTGAAGAAAGACAGCTACAACCCACTCTTATATGCAGTGTTCTTAAAGTCTAAATAATGTATAATGATTTCAAGTTTGTCATATGTTATTATAGCATAATTTGCAAATCATTAATTTGCAaaatttatctatattataaaagaaattaCTACGTTCAATTTTCACACAAATTTCGAATTTTTGCAACACTGCTTATATGTAATGTTAATATCTAGATTCTTTCAATAACTGCAGGCTTACCAAAGCTAATCCAGGATCTTCTCCTCTCTTGAGAGCAGCTTCTATCTCAGGATCACCACTGCGATGACGTGCCCAATCCTGATCATGTGCACAGCTTAGCAATCAGctctaaatattaaataaggaACATTCTTATGTGAATGAAGATAACTAATTTACCCTGATTCGACCAACAAAGATCTGAATAACTGAAGCTCCAGCCTGAGCAGCTGCTGCAGCTTGACAAAAGCTAAAGAAAACATTGTTTATCATCAGCAACTGAGCTATtgtaaaattcatttattttccTATGCAATGGAATCAAAAATGATTTGGCAGTCAATTAACTGGTTGATATCTGACAATCTATAATTTGCAACAGTGTAGTTTTAAAGACCCTCGgtgcaaataaataaaaaataactttaACAAGGTGTTATTTGTTGCAGTGATTAAAATAACACCAGGTCTGCCTTCACTGTAACGCAAACCCTAGACCTTTTGTTGCCAACACAAGAGGGCCATCCACCAGGTTACAGATGCCTTTAACAAGTTGCTCAGTTGCTGGTATACTTCTAGACTCTAGTGCCAACAAGGTAATGATCACAAGAAAAACTAGTCTGAATTGTATAGCATATCATTACAATGAGAATGGGTAACTTCCACTAGAAAAGCATATGATCAATCGATGACATGCTGAAACATCTTATCAGTCAGGCGAGAACAACACCGACTAGGACTCTGAAATCTACGGACCATGTATGATGTTCTACCATAGAACTTTAAATGTGAGTACATATATAAGTGACCAGTAAACGTTGTTCATCTTTGGAAGCTTCACCGATTCTGTACGAGAAACATGCTTGTTATAACACATTTACTTATTGTAGTCGCAATACTAGATATTTGTTACATAATCATGTGTTAAGTCATCGCCGAAGGAAAAACTAAAACGTATGCATACCTGTAAACAAAAGTCATGTGAGTCCGTATACCCTCAGATTCCAATATTCTTGATGCCTCAATTCCCTTATCAAAAATACAGTAACAAAGGTGAAGATATCAGATCATTAGATATGGTAGAGCAATCTAGTTTCATGTAGACGaattaatttcattaaaatgcTTAAGACCTTAGTTCTTTTCGAATACTTACTTGCCAAGTTGCTGGAATTTTAAACAACAAACGCTCTGGGGGAACTTCAACTTCACGGTACAAATTCAACAGGTCGTGCACCTGACCAGTACGGTAAACACATGTGtgatacatattaatataatgaaTTAAATAGCCAGTGGGA
This region includes:
- the LOC108205802 gene encoding uncharacterized protein LOC108205802 gives rise to the protein MASSFHLLSSSPTLLDRRLRFPVQSVRPNHIFNFPRSFPLIQKQAFSAISSSSLDTGLTTELDAVSSHSEVVPDTVIFDDFERFPPTAATVSSSLLLGICSLPDTTFRGAVDTALADRKCNASDSSDARMSCFFNQALVNVGCDLAKLVPGRVSTEIDARLAYDTNGIISKVHDLLNLYREVEVPPERLLFKIPATWQGIEASRILESEGIRTHMTFVYSFCQAAAAAQAGASVIQIFVGRIRDWARHRSGDPEIEAALKRGEDPGLALVTKSYSYIHKYGHNSKLMAAAIRNKQDVLHVLGVDYIITPLKILQALKESVTPDDKYSFVKRLSPESANAYNFSEEELVQWDQYSFASAMGPAAVELLAAGLDGYANQAKRVEEFFGKIWPPPNV